Proteins co-encoded in one Quercus robur chromosome 8, dhQueRobu3.1, whole genome shotgun sequence genomic window:
- the LOC126695603 gene encoding receptor-like protein kinase HSL1 — MFPFLLFLLFLTPHFTHSLNQEGLFLQQVKQSLSDPGHYLSSWNDRDDTPCNWTGINCNNSTHRVDSVVLSNFGLEGPFPTLLCRLSSLSSLSLDNNYINGSLPVDISMCQNLKLLNLSLNNLVGPIPATLSLLPNLRTLDLSINNFSGEIPASFGEFRQLETLILVNNLLNESIPISLGNISTLKVLQLAYNPFIPGRIPSQLGNLANLEVLYLSGCQLIGPIPDRLGRLTRLKRLELTYNNLTGSIPSSITQLKSIVEIELYWNNLSGVLPSGLSNLTTLLKFDVSTNQLTGTIPDELCELELGSLNLQENRFEGSVPEIITRSTKLNELKLFNNKLSGSLPSELGKNSPLRIIDISYNAFSGEIPKYLCEKGALTDLILMYNSFSGEIPESFGNCKNLSRVRLKQNNLSGSVPESFWGLPHVSYLELEDNSLSGNISRMISGAYNLSQLLISKNQFSGLIPEEIGSLNNLVKFSGSDNRLTGPIPGSFVKLSELGTLDLNNNELFGKIPEGIQAWKRLSELNLANNRLYGEIPSEIGSLPVLNYLDLSGNHFSGKIPIELQNLKLLTLNLSNNLLSGDLPPHYANENYRNSFLGNPGLCGDLPDLCPSVGGGKKEENLWIFRSIFMLAGIVLIVGVVGFYWKYRTYKENKKGLAMSKWKSFHKLGFSEFEIMDCLNEENVIGSGGSGKVYKVVLSNGEMVAVKKLWGGIKKGEGSVDSKRDWFEAEVETLGRIRHKNIVRLWCCYDTGDCKLLVYEYMPNGSLGDLLHSGKGGLLDWPTRYQIALDAAEGLSYLHHDCVPSIVHRDVKSNNILIDGEFRARVADFGVAKVVAAVSNGGEPMSVIAGSCGYIAPEYAYTLRVNEKSDIYSFGVVILELVTGKCPTDPEFGEKDLVKWVSTTIDQKGIDHVIDPTLGSKYKEEISKILDIGLLCAGLLPINRPAMRKVVKLLQEAGAGNKSKRVHKDGKFSPYYQEDASDQGGRV; from the exons ATGTTTCCATTCCTTCTCTTCCTGTTGTTTCTCACACCACACTTCACTCACTCTTTGAATCAAGAAGGCCTTTTTCTTCAGCAAGTCAAGCAAAGCCTCTCTGACCCAGGTCACTACCTATCTTCATGGAACGACCGAGACGACACTCCATGCAACTGGACTGGCATCAACTGCAACAACTCGACTCACCGAGTCGACTCAGTCGTCCTCTCCAACTTCGGACTCGAAGGCCCTTTTCCAACCTTGCTTTGCcgactctcttctctctcttcgcTCTCTCTAGACAACAACTACATCAACGGTTCCCTCCCCGTTGATATCTCCATGTGTCAAAATCTGAAGCTCCTCAACCTGTCCCTGAACAACTTGGTGGGTCCCATCCCGGCCACTCTGTCTCTGCTCCCGAATCTCCGGACTTTGGACCTTTCAATTAACAACTTTTCGGGCGAGATTCCGGCGAGTTTCGGAGAGTTTCGCCAACTCGAAACGCTCATCCTCGTGAATAATTTACTAAACGAGTCGATACCCATTTCATTAGGAAACATTTCCACTCTGAAAGTGCTGCAACTCGCATATAACCCGTTCATACCGGGTCGGATACCGAGTCAACTCGGCAACCTGGCGAATCTCGAGGTACTATATCTCAGTGGGTGTCAACTCATAGGTCCGATTCCGGACAGGCTCGGCCGGCTGACTCGCCTGAAAAGACTCGAGTTGACCTATAATAACCTCACTGGGTCAATCCCCAGCTCAATCACACAGTTGAAAAGCATAGTCGAAATCGAACTGTACTGGAACAATCTCTCCGGCGTGTTACCTTCGGGGTTGTCGAACTTGACAACGTTGTTGAAATTCGACGTGTCGACGAACCAGTTGACCGGGACGATCCCGGACGAGTTGTGCGAGTTAGAACTGGGGTCACTGAACCTGCAGGAGAATCGCTTCGAAGGGTCTGTACCAGAGATCATAACTCGTTCAACAAAGCTGAACGAACTGAAACTCTTCAACAACAAACTCTCTGGCTCACTACCCAGTGAACTCGGGAAGAACTCACCGTTGCGGATCATTGACATTTCCTACAATGCATTCTCTGGAGAAATCCCAAAATATTTGTGCGAAAAAGGTGCTTTAACAGACCTTATTTTGATGTACAATTCATTTTCGGGTGAGATTCCAGAGAGTTTTGGGAATTGTAAGAACTTATCCCGGGTTCGGTTAAAGCAGAACAATCTTTCTGGTTCAGTACCCGAAAGTTTCTGGGGCTTACCCCATGTGTCTTATCTTGAGCTTGAAGATAACTCACTGTCTGGAAACATTTCTAGAATGATATCCGGCGCTTATAATTTGTCTCAGTTGTTGATCTCAAAAAACCAGTTTTCGGGGTTGATACCTGAGGAGATTGGGTCACTGAACAATCTTGTTAAGTTCTCGGGGAGTGATAATAGGCTCACTGGTCCAATTCCTGGGAGTTTTGTGAAGTTGAGTGAATTGGGTACGCTTGATCTTAACAATAATGAGCTTTTCGGTAAAATTCCGGAGGGAATTCAAGCTTGGAAGAGGCTCAGTGAGCTTAATTTGGCAAACAATAGGTTGTATGGTGAGATCCCAAGTGAAATTGGGAGCTTACCTGTGCTTAATTATCTTGATCTTTCTGGGAATCACTTTTCCGGCAAAATCCCAATTGAATTGCAAAATTTGAAGCTGTTGACGCTTAATTTGTCGAATAATTTGTTGTCCGGGGACCTCCCTCCGCATTATGCGAATGAGAATTATAGGAATAGCTTTCTGGGAAATCCAGGGTTGTGTGGTGACCTTCCTGATCTTTGTCCTAGTGTAGGTGGAGGTAAGAAAGAGGAGAATCTGTGGATTTTCCGATCAATCTTTATGCTTGCGGGCATTGTTCTCATTGTTGGGGTTGTAGGGTTCTATTGGAAGTACCGAACTTACAAGGAGAACAAGAAAGGGCTTGCTATGTCGAAGTGGAAGTCGTTCCATAAGCTCGGTTTTAGTGAGTTTGAAATTATGGATTGTCTCAATGAAGAAAATGTGATCGGTAGTGGAGGTTCTGGAAAAGTTTATAAGGTTGTGCTTAGTAATGGTGAGATGGTGGCGGTAAAGAAACTATGGGGTGGaataaagaaaggagaaggCAGTGTTGATTCAAAGAGAGATTGGTTTGAAGCTGAAGTTGAAACATTGGGAAGGATTCGGCACAAGAATATTGTGAGGTTATGGTGTTGCTATGACACTGGGGATTGCAAGCTTCTGGTTTATGAATACATGCCTAATGGGAGCTTGGGAGATTTGTTGCATAGTGGCAAGGGAGGATTGTTGGATTGGCCAACAAGGTATCAGATTGCTCTGGATGCAGCTGAAGGGCTTTCTTATCTGCATCATGATTGTGTTCCATCTATTGTCCATAGGGATGTgaaatcaaacaatatattgataGATGGAGAGTTTAGGGCTAGAGTCGCAGATTTTGGAGTTGCTAAAGTAGTTGCAGCAGTCAGCAATGGGGGAGAACCAATGTCTGTGATTGCAGGCTCTTGCGGTTACATTGCTCCAG AATATGCTTATACACTTCGGGTGAATGAAAAGAGCGATATCTATAGCTTTGGGGTGGTCATATTGGAGTTGGTCACAGGTAAATGCCCAACTGATCCTGAGTTTGGGGAGAAAGACTTGGTGAAATGGGTGTCCACCACCATAGATCAGAAAGGAATCGACCATGTAATTGACCCTACACTTGGATCTAAGTACAAAGAAGAGATCAGCAAAATTCTTGACATCGGCCTTCTTTGCGCTGGCTTACTCCCTATTAACCGCCCTGCAATGCGAAAAGTGGTTAAATTGCTGCAGGAAGCAGGGGCAGGAAATAAGTCCAAGAGAGTTCACAAGGACGGGAAGTTCTCCCCTTATTACCAGGAAGATGCCTCTGATCAAGGAGGTAGAGTTTAA
- the LOC126695604 gene encoding uncharacterized protein LOC126695604 yields MASTKVQRIMTQPINLIFRFLQSKARIQIWLFEQRDLRIEGRIIGFDEYMNLVLDDAEEVNVKKKSRKSLGRILLKGDNITLMMNSGK; encoded by the exons ATGGCAAGCACCAAAGTTCAGAGGATTATGACCCAACCCATT AACCTGATTTTCAGGTTTCTTCAGAGT AAAGCTCGCATTCAGATATGGCTTTTTGAGCAGCGAGACCTGAGGATCGAGGGCCGTATCATC GGCTTTGATGAGTACATGAATTTGGTGCTGGATGATGCTGAAGAAGTCAATGTTAAGAAGAAGAGCAGAAAATCTTTAG GGAGGATTCTTCTTAAGGGAGACAACATAACTCTGATGATGAACTC TGGAAAGTGA